One genomic segment of Protaetiibacter intestinalis includes these proteins:
- a CDS encoding SCO6880 family protein: MVTNSNSDYPLAPVQFSRLAKRGIMLGLSLPQLIVLGIAVLTVVFALYTAGGMGFAWTTPIWGTCALLAVIPAGGRKVIEWVPILARWAARTYLGQLVYRRRVIKPRPAGTLALPGDAASLREWEDPETGAAMIHDPHAQTLTAILGVSHPAFVLLDLGEQQRRVSGWGRVLAAACRSGRIARIQVSERTLPDSGTGLAEWWRTHSTDDGSWAATTYAELIDRAGPAGERHATTISLALDMKAAARQISTSGGGIRGAAAVLRQEMSTLTTALRAAELTSTGWLTPGEVAVVLRSAYDPAAAPALERHGDLGRDLATAGPVAVTETWDRLRSDSAHHAVLWITEWPRSQVYPGFLAPLVLSNGILRTLALHYTPVRADQAARDLRKKKTELISDAAQRRKIGQIDDAASSAELDDVLQQEADLTAGHGVLRVSGLVSVSAPTVDELDAAVAAVEQAAIQASCETRRLVGQQAQSFTAAALPLCRPV, from the coding sequence ATGGTCACGAACTCGAACAGCGACTACCCGCTGGCGCCGGTGCAGTTCTCCCGGCTCGCCAAGCGCGGCATCATGCTCGGCCTGTCCCTGCCGCAGCTCATCGTCCTCGGCATCGCGGTGCTCACGGTCGTCTTCGCCCTCTACACCGCCGGCGGGATGGGCTTCGCCTGGACTACACCCATCTGGGGCACCTGCGCCCTGCTCGCGGTGATCCCCGCGGGCGGGCGGAAAGTCATCGAGTGGGTGCCGATCCTCGCCCGCTGGGCTGCCCGGACCTACCTCGGGCAGCTCGTCTACCGGCGCCGCGTCATCAAGCCCCGCCCCGCCGGAACCCTCGCGCTCCCTGGAGATGCGGCGAGCCTGCGGGAGTGGGAGGACCCCGAGACCGGAGCTGCGATGATCCACGACCCGCACGCCCAGACCCTCACCGCGATCCTCGGCGTCTCCCACCCCGCGTTCGTCTTGCTTGATCTGGGTGAGCAGCAGCGCCGGGTCTCCGGGTGGGGCCGCGTGCTGGCCGCCGCGTGCCGTTCCGGGCGGATCGCGCGGATTCAGGTGTCCGAGCGGACCCTGCCGGACTCGGGCACGGGGCTGGCGGAGTGGTGGCGCACGCACAGCACTGATGACGGCTCCTGGGCCGCGACCACCTACGCCGAGCTCATCGACCGCGCCGGCCCGGCCGGAGAACGCCACGCGACGACCATCTCGCTCGCGCTCGACATGAAGGCCGCCGCCCGGCAGATCAGTACCAGCGGTGGCGGGATTCGCGGTGCGGCCGCGGTGCTGCGGCAGGAGATGAGTACGCTGACCACGGCGTTGCGCGCGGCCGAGCTCACGTCGACCGGGTGGCTGACGCCTGGCGAGGTCGCCGTCGTCCTGCGCTCGGCCTACGACCCCGCCGCCGCGCCCGCGCTGGAACGGCACGGGGACCTCGGCCGTGACCTGGCGACGGCCGGACCGGTCGCGGTCACGGAGACCTGGGACCGGCTGCGGTCAGACTCCGCGCACCATGCGGTGCTGTGGATCACCGAGTGGCCTCGCTCGCAGGTGTATCCCGGGTTTCTCGCGCCGCTCGTGCTGTCCAACGGCATCCTGCGCACCCTCGCCCTGCACTACACCCCGGTCCGTGCCGACCAGGCCGCCCGGGACCTGCGGAAGAAGAAGACCGAACTCATCTCCGATGCGGCCCAGCGGCGCAAGATCGGGCAGATCGACGACGCGGCCAGCAGCGCGGAGCTGGACGACGTGCTCCAGCAGGAGGCGGACCTGACGGCTGGGCACGGCGTCCTGCGCGTCTCCGGCCTCGTCTCCGTGTCCGCGCCGACCGTGGACGAGCTCGACGCGGCGGTGGCCGCGGTCGAGCAGGCGGCGATCCAAGCGTCCTGCGAGACCAGGCGGCTCGTCGGTCAGCAGGCGCAGTCGTTCACCGCTGCCGCGCTGCCGTTGTGCCGGCCGGTCTGA
- a CDS encoding ATP-binding protein, which translates to MIGQDDSRLHTAVLVGPEGERRRARKARRQAAAKVETDARRHRKVQARAKWEAEQAERRNTSYLPPAGEAGPAALRTPGRFRLPKHQDTSATLAGQYPFLAEAGLGNQGVFVGQDLYSGGSFVYDPWVLYQRGLITAPNVVLAGIVGSGKSSLAKSLYTRSLPFGRRVYVPGDPKGEHTAVAEAVGGRAIILGHGLRNRLNPLDEGHRPSAVSDAEWAMQVASRRRDLIGALAETVLDRPLSPLEHTAIDLALRDAVRSAEVPILPMVVDRILSPNTADDEDGRLAEDGRLVGHALRRLVAGDLQGLFDGPSTVRFDPSLPMVSLDLSRVAENSTLISVLMTCSSAWMESALSDPAGGQRWVIYDEAWRLMQYPALLRRMDAQWRLARHFGIANMLIFHKLSDLDNVGDAGTAMRALASSLLANAETRIVYRQEPDQLGSTALALGLTGTEQKLLPGLGTGQGLWRIKDRSFVVQHQLHPAELAAFDTTGRMTSDSHEFRNLDVRSGIPNDRRDS; encoded by the coding sequence GTGATCGGGCAGGACGACAGCCGCCTGCACACCGCTGTGCTCGTCGGGCCCGAAGGCGAGCGGCGCCGGGCACGCAAGGCCCGCCGGCAGGCGGCGGCGAAGGTCGAGACCGATGCCCGCCGGCATCGCAAGGTACAAGCGAGGGCGAAGTGGGAGGCGGAGCAGGCTGAACGTCGCAACACGAGCTACCTGCCCCCCGCCGGCGAGGCCGGACCTGCGGCATTGCGGACGCCGGGCCGGTTCCGGCTCCCCAAGCACCAAGACACCTCCGCGACGCTCGCCGGCCAGTATCCGTTCCTGGCCGAGGCCGGTCTCGGCAACCAGGGCGTCTTCGTTGGCCAGGACCTCTACAGCGGCGGATCGTTCGTCTACGACCCCTGGGTGCTCTATCAGCGGGGCCTCATCACCGCGCCGAACGTGGTGCTCGCCGGGATCGTCGGCTCCGGCAAGTCATCCCTGGCGAAGTCGCTGTACACGCGCAGCCTGCCGTTCGGACGCAGGGTCTATGTCCCCGGCGACCCCAAGGGTGAACACACGGCGGTCGCGGAGGCGGTCGGCGGGCGGGCGATCATCCTCGGCCACGGCCTGCGCAATCGTCTGAACCCGCTCGATGAGGGCCACCGGCCGTCTGCGGTGTCGGATGCGGAGTGGGCGATGCAGGTCGCGTCCCGCCGCCGCGACCTCATCGGCGCCCTCGCAGAGACCGTGCTGGACCGTCCGTTGTCGCCGTTGGAGCACACCGCGATCGACCTCGCCCTCCGAGACGCCGTCCGCAGCGCCGAGGTGCCGATCCTGCCGATGGTCGTCGACCGCATCCTCAGCCCCAACACGGCGGACGATGAGGACGGGCGGCTTGCGGAAGACGGTCGTCTTGTCGGCCACGCGCTTCGTCGGCTCGTCGCTGGAGACCTCCAAGGCCTGTTCGATGGCCCCTCGACGGTCAGGTTCGACCCGTCGTTGCCGATGGTGTCGCTCGACCTGTCGCGGGTCGCGGAGAACAGCACGCTGATCTCGGTGCTGATGACCTGCTCGTCCGCATGGATGGAGTCCGCCCTGTCCGACCCGGCGGGCGGGCAGAGATGGGTGATCTACGACGAGGCGTGGCGGCTCATGCAGTATCCGGCGCTGCTTCGCCGCATGGATGCCCAGTGGCGGCTGGCGCGGCACTTCGGGATCGCGAACATGCTGATCTTCCACAAGCTCTCCGACCTGGACAACGTCGGCGATGCCGGGACCGCGATGCGCGCCCTCGCCTCGTCGCTGCTGGCGAATGCGGAGACCCGGATCGTGTACCGGCAGGAGCCGGACCAGCTCGGCTCCACCGCCCTCGCGCTCGGGCTGACCGGCACCGAGCAGAAGCTGCTCCCAGGGCTCGGAACCGGTCAGGGGTTGTGGCGGATCAAGGACCGCAGCTTCGTCGTGCAGCATCAGCTCCATCCGGCCGAGCTCGCCGCGTTCGACACCACCGGCCGTATGACGAGCGATTCCCATGAGTTCAGGAATCTCGACGTGCGTTCAGGAATCCCGAACGATCGGCGGGATTCGTGA
- a CDS encoding type IV secretory system conjugative DNA transfer family protein, which produces MSTPRPAGALGDELSNLGIGILIGTAVLAAILRGAGSVTAWITGVGQPTGGVEAGLGVLLNPGDPATALGAPGLSAVAYWITAIVLILGAGVAGWWAWRFFREHGRHVKTDPYRIAGIATRSEVAKAASEAALLRRAGHLRPSLHQPRPQDVGYRIGASRGTSVWASVEDSILLIGPPRSGKGAHIVINAILDAPGAVVTTSTRPDNLTATLRSRQKIGPVAVFDPQHLAEGLPAGLRWSPVRGCEDPLTAMIRATGLAAGTGLSAGGVEGGGFWEGKTRTALQALLHAAALDHRPPSELFRWTLDPSSAADAVAILTANPRAATGWADSLQAMIDSDPRTRDSIWQGVSLALAALADPRVLDAVSPREGEDFDPEAFLRDRGTLYLLATGAGANNSAALVAAFVEDVVEAARRLAATSPGVRLDPPLLLALDEVGNLAPLPSLPTLMAEGGGTGITTMPVLQSLAQAREKWSDNAAGAIWDASIVKIVLGGASNSKDLHDLTTLIGERDEVTDSTTVGDHGSRSAQRSIRRVPIMPPDTIRTLPFGTALVLLRSAPPIVTRMRTWTDRSDANELRADRADIEATLQHRSEEPPGAPA; this is translated from the coding sequence ATGAGCACGCCCCGACCCGCGGGGGCGCTCGGGGACGAGCTGAGCAACCTCGGCATCGGCATCCTCATCGGCACCGCGGTCCTCGCCGCCATCCTCCGCGGCGCCGGGTCCGTCACCGCCTGGATCACCGGCGTCGGCCAGCCCACTGGCGGGGTCGAAGCCGGACTGGGTGTGCTGCTGAACCCCGGTGACCCAGCGACCGCGCTCGGCGCACCGGGCCTGAGCGCCGTGGCGTACTGGATCACCGCGATCGTGCTCATCCTCGGGGCCGGGGTGGCCGGCTGGTGGGCGTGGCGGTTCTTCCGCGAGCACGGCCGCCACGTAAAGACCGATCCGTACCGCATCGCCGGGATCGCCACCCGTAGCGAAGTCGCTAAGGCCGCCTCAGAGGCGGCGCTGCTGCGCCGAGCGGGTCACCTGCGGCCCTCGCTCCACCAGCCGCGGCCGCAGGACGTCGGCTACCGGATCGGCGCCTCACGGGGCACGAGCGTGTGGGCGTCCGTCGAGGACAGCATCCTGCTGATCGGCCCGCCCCGATCCGGCAAGGGCGCCCACATCGTCATCAACGCCATCTTGGACGCCCCTGGCGCAGTCGTCACGACGAGCACCCGCCCGGACAACCTGACCGCGACCCTCCGCTCCCGGCAGAAAATCGGCCCTGTCGCGGTGTTCGACCCTCAGCACCTCGCCGAAGGCCTGCCCGCCGGGCTCAGGTGGTCACCCGTCCGCGGGTGTGAGGACCCTTTGACGGCTATGATCCGCGCGACCGGCCTTGCCGCCGGTACCGGTCTCTCGGCCGGCGGGGTCGAGGGAGGCGGGTTCTGGGAGGGCAAGACGAGGACTGCGCTCCAAGCGCTGCTCCATGCCGCCGCCCTCGATCACCGGCCGCCCTCGGAGCTGTTCCGCTGGACTCTCGACCCCTCCTCCGCCGCGGATGCGGTGGCGATCCTCACCGCGAACCCGCGAGCCGCGACCGGGTGGGCGGACTCGTTGCAGGCGATGATCGACTCCGACCCCCGCACGCGCGACTCCATCTGGCAAGGCGTCTCGCTTGCCCTCGCCGCGCTGGCAGACCCGCGCGTGCTGGATGCCGTGTCGCCGCGCGAGGGCGAGGACTTCGACCCCGAAGCGTTCCTCCGCGACCGAGGAACCCTCTACCTGCTGGCCACCGGAGCCGGCGCCAACAACTCCGCTGCGTTGGTGGCTGCGTTCGTGGAAGACGTCGTGGAAGCTGCCCGCCGCCTCGCAGCGACCAGCCCCGGCGTCCGCCTCGACCCGCCGTTGCTGCTCGCACTCGATGAGGTCGGCAACCTCGCCCCGCTGCCGTCGCTGCCGACGCTCATGGCCGAGGGCGGCGGAACCGGGATCACGACGATGCCCGTGCTCCAAAGCCTCGCGCAGGCGCGGGAGAAGTGGTCGGACAACGCGGCCGGCGCGATCTGGGATGCCTCGATCGTCAAGATCGTCCTGGGCGGAGCGTCGAACTCCAAGGACCTGCACGACCTGACCACGCTCATCGGTGAACGCGATGAGGTGACCGACTCCACCACGGTCGGAGACCACGGCTCCCGCTCCGCGCAACGCTCCATCCGCCGTGTGCCGATCATGCCGCCCGACACGATCCGCACCCTCCCGTTTGGGACTGCATTAGTGCTGTTGCGCTCCGCGCCGCCCATCGTCACCCGGATGCGGACCTGGACGGACCGGTCCGACGCGAATGAGCTGCGCGCCGACCGGGCCGACATCGAGGCGACGTTGCAGCACCGCTCGGAGGAGCCGCCTGGCGCACCTGCCTGA
- a CDS encoding single-stranded DNA-binding protein, with protein MALHTQESVSGFIASDPQLTYTERGDARFYAKIGQEHYRKEPDGSFTQTETTFHDLVAFKKTAERAHDRLAKGDKFVAEGYTREYDRATPEGEVVKAEEFVAKKLGHDLARTSYEVDRTRRQPATTQEPVGQAASAARRESSGAAPALGL; from the coding sequence ATGGCTCTCCACACGCAGGAATCCGTCTCGGGGTTCATCGCCTCCGATCCGCAGCTCACCTACACGGAACGTGGCGATGCCCGGTTCTACGCCAAGATCGGGCAGGAGCACTATCGCAAGGAGCCGGACGGGTCGTTCACGCAGACCGAGACGACCTTCCATGACCTCGTGGCGTTCAAGAAGACCGCCGAGCGCGCTCACGACCGGCTCGCCAAGGGAGACAAGTTCGTCGCCGAGGGCTACACCCGCGAGTACGACCGCGCCACGCCGGAAGGCGAGGTGGTCAAGGCCGAGGAGTTCGTCGCGAAGAAGCTCGGCCACGACCTCGCCCGCACGAGCTACGAGGTCGACCGCACCCGCCGCCAGCCCGCCACGACGCAGGAGCCTGTGGGACAGGCGGCCAGTGCGGCTCGTCGCGAGAGCTCGGGCGCCGCCCCGGCGCTCGGGCTCTGA
- a CDS encoding helix-turn-helix transcriptional regulator — translation MSDTGGTIVVSPLMDSREIAAYLKVSESTLSRWRSAGQGPPFLRLGGIARYRIDAVDAWLAGLEHSHAPEG, via the coding sequence ATGAGCGATACCGGCGGCACGATCGTGGTCTCGCCTCTCATGGACAGTCGCGAGATCGCCGCCTATCTCAAGGTGTCCGAGTCGACCTTGTCGAGGTGGCGTTCCGCAGGTCAGGGGCCGCCGTTCCTGCGGCTGGGCGGGATCGCCCGGTACCGCATCGACGCGGTCGACGCCTGGCTGGCGGGGCTGGAGCACAGCCATGCCCCGGAAGGCTGA
- a CDS encoding tyrosine-type recombinase/integrase, with translation MRISTDLERRSYGIRARARWTDPISRRRIIRSEIVADEAAAHEFFDSLRHSSAKGMDVSMTLTEFVTTIGDRWARGLDPTSTGETYGYGLKLRVLPALGHLPVTQITAGIIDRTIDAWEKRHGASTIKNSIAPLVRVLDEAVRDGLIPINPAKNRAKRSLNRNAFRLQPAEDASPRAQAIPDMGTLTTLAEACGKVHQSYSDFVMLAALLAARSSEVSGLQAGDVRFDKNIVVIARQTYPGKGGLITKQTKGRRERRVPILDPLRPVLERLTEGKEPEDRLLVGPKGGALTTATVRDATNWDQIVSDLGLPDLTRHGLRHTGATWMADAGIPLHVLQDILGHASVETTRGYLHPDDRHLASAAEQANAFLARSAKASRPSRREASRSL, from the coding sequence GTGAGGATCTCCACCGACCTGGAACGTCGCTCCTATGGCATCCGCGCCCGTGCCCGCTGGACGGACCCGATCAGCAGACGCCGCATCATCCGCTCCGAGATCGTCGCCGACGAGGCGGCAGCGCACGAGTTCTTCGACTCGCTGCGGCATTCATCGGCCAAGGGCATGGACGTGTCCATGACACTCACCGAGTTCGTCACCACGATCGGCGACCGATGGGCGCGCGGCCTCGACCCCACCTCAACCGGGGAGACCTACGGGTACGGACTCAAGCTCCGCGTGCTGCCTGCTCTCGGGCACCTGCCCGTCACGCAAATCACCGCCGGGATCATCGACCGCACCATCGACGCCTGGGAGAAGCGGCATGGGGCGTCAACGATCAAGAACTCCATCGCCCCGCTCGTGCGGGTCCTCGATGAAGCAGTGCGCGACGGGCTCATCCCGATCAACCCCGCGAAGAACCGTGCCAAGCGCAGCCTGAACCGCAATGCCTTCCGTCTCCAGCCGGCGGAGGATGCTTCCCCGCGCGCGCAAGCGATCCCCGACATGGGAACGCTGACGACGCTCGCTGAAGCCTGCGGGAAGGTCCACCAGTCGTACTCCGACTTCGTCATGCTCGCCGCCCTCCTCGCCGCGCGTTCTTCCGAGGTCTCGGGCCTTCAGGCCGGTGACGTCCGGTTCGACAAGAACATCGTGGTGATCGCACGGCAGACCTACCCCGGCAAAGGCGGGCTCATCACGAAACAGACCAAAGGCCGGAGAGAGCGCCGCGTCCCGATCCTCGACCCGCTCCGACCGGTTCTTGAGCGGCTCACGGAGGGGAAGGAGCCCGAGGACCGGCTGCTGGTCGGCCCGAAGGGCGGCGCTCTCACGACCGCGACCGTGCGGGACGCGACGAACTGGGACCAGATCGTCAGCGATCTCGGCCTGCCCGACCTCACCCGGCACGGCCTCAGGCACACCGGCGCGACCTGGATGGCAGACGCCGGCATCCCACTCCACGTCCTCCAGGACATCCTCGGCCACGCCTCCGTCGAGACCACACGCGGATACCTGCACCCCGACGACCGCCACCTCGCCTCCGCTGCGGAGCAGGCCAACGCCTTCCTTGCCCGATCCGCCAAGGCCAGCAGACCGAGCCGGCGCGAGGCCTCGAGGTCACTGTGA
- a CDS encoding TetR/AcrR family transcriptional regulator — protein MSERREYLDVDTRRERLLGAALDAVREGGAAALTLRGVAQRAGVVHAVVSYAFRTRAGLVEAFLRREAERTLGDVWSHPLPEGGSLADAVRAALTAYADEVVADPERAQAIAELTLQARTDAELAAALAAEQHTLRAAIGTRLGEWSAASGVPIAPSVDTVTAALLAAAEGLTSWWLTTRDTATLPDVVALLAGGIGSRPDTVM, from the coding sequence ATGAGCGAGCGCCGCGAGTACCTCGACGTCGACACCCGCCGGGAGCGGCTGTTGGGTGCCGCCCTCGACGCGGTGCGCGAGGGGGGCGCGGCGGCCCTCACCCTGCGCGGCGTCGCGCAGCGCGCCGGCGTGGTGCACGCCGTCGTCAGCTACGCGTTCCGCACGCGGGCGGGGCTCGTGGAGGCGTTCCTGCGTCGGGAGGCCGAGCGCACCCTCGGAGACGTGTGGTCGCATCCGCTGCCCGAGGGCGGCTCGCTCGCGGATGCCGTGCGCGCCGCGCTCACCGCCTACGCGGACGAGGTGGTCGCCGACCCGGAGCGGGCGCAGGCGATCGCCGAACTCACCCTGCAGGCCCGCACGGATGCCGAACTGGCAGCCGCGCTCGCCGCCGAGCAGCACACCCTCCGCGCCGCGATCGGCACCCGGCTGGGGGAGTGGAGCGCCGCGAGCGGCGTGCCGATCGCGCCGTCGGTCGACACTGTGACCGCCGCCCTGCTCGCCGCGGCCGAGGGCCTCACCTCGTGGTGGCTGACCACGCGCGACACCGCGACGCTGCCGGATGTGGTGGCGCTGCTCGCGGGTGGCATCGGGTCGCGCCCGGACACGGTAATGTAG
- a CDS encoding GNAT family N-acetyltransferase, with product MIRVSRATASELPGAAAVLADAFHDDPVMRSIIPGDEQRGERLRMLFLALLRSGAYPRGVVDIARTEHDDTIIGAAAWESPSARTGTFLRQLGQLPLFARAIGLRNLPRALRLLGTLESRRPSLTHWYLGEIGVSADARGLGVGSALLETRLRALDETHQVAYLESSTPQNRRLYRRLGFRDQGIITGLPGAAPMSMIRLRSPHGTQEPAAA from the coding sequence ATGATCCGCGTCAGCCGAGCCACCGCATCCGAACTCCCCGGCGCCGCCGCCGTGCTCGCCGACGCGTTCCACGACGACCCCGTCATGCGCAGCATCATCCCGGGCGATGAGCAGCGCGGCGAGCGACTGCGGATGCTGTTCCTCGCCCTGCTGCGCTCGGGTGCCTACCCGCGCGGCGTCGTCGACATCGCCCGCACCGAGCACGACGACACGATCATCGGGGCCGCCGCATGGGAGTCGCCCAGCGCCCGCACCGGCACCTTCCTGCGACAGCTCGGCCAGCTGCCGCTCTTCGCGCGCGCCATCGGCTTGCGCAACCTCCCCCGCGCCCTTCGCCTGCTCGGCACCCTCGAGAGCCGACGCCCGAGCCTCACCCACTGGTACCTCGGCGAGATCGGCGTGAGCGCCGACGCCCGCGGACTCGGGGTCGGATCCGCCCTGCTCGAGACCCGCCTGCGCGCCCTCGACGAAACCCACCAGGTCGCCTACCTGGAGTCGTCGACGCCGCAGAACCGACGCCTCTACCGCCGCCTCGGCTTCCGCGACCAGGGCATCATCACGGGCCTGCCGGGCGCCGCCCCGATGAGCATGATCCGGCTGCGGTCCCCGCACGGCACGCAGGAACCCGCAGCCGCCTGA
- a CDS encoding DUF4287 domain-containing protein, producing MTHRVPAPSIRPGEKLAGPASYFPSIEKTYGQPIQHWLDLAADRLDGHRHMEVVEWLKVEHGLGHGHANAIVGYVKAKLA from the coding sequence ATGACGCACCGTGTGCCCGCACCGTCGATCCGGCCGGGGGAGAAGCTCGCCGGACCGGCGTCGTACTTCCCGAGCATCGAGAAGACCTACGGTCAGCCGATCCAGCACTGGCTCGACCTCGCCGCGGATCGGCTCGACGGCCACCGGCACATGGAGGTTGTCGAGTGGCTCAAGGTCGAGCACGGGCTCGGCCACGGGCACGCGAACGCCATCGTCGGGTACGTGAAGGCGAAGCTCGCCTGA
- a CDS encoding adenine phosphoribosyltransferase — protein sequence MTDATAYLDALTRVIPDFPEPGILFRDLTPVFADGPALTAVADALVAPFAGGFDVIAGVEARGFALAAAAAARSGHGLLLVRKAGKLPGATLSESYALEYGEATLQVHAGQLPAGTRVLLVDDVLATGGTLGASQRLIERAGWVLAGTAVVLELEGLGGRERLAPREVVALQQG from the coding sequence GTGACCGATGCGACCGCGTACCTCGACGCCCTCACCCGCGTGATCCCCGACTTCCCCGAGCCCGGCATCCTGTTCCGCGACCTGACGCCGGTGTTCGCGGACGGCCCCGCCCTCACGGCTGTCGCGGATGCGCTGGTCGCCCCGTTCGCGGGCGGATTCGACGTCATCGCGGGCGTCGAGGCGCGCGGCTTCGCCCTCGCGGCCGCGGCGGCGGCGCGCAGCGGGCACGGCCTGCTGCTCGTGCGCAAGGCGGGCAAGCTGCCCGGCGCGACCCTCAGCGAGAGCTACGCACTCGAATACGGCGAGGCCACGCTGCAGGTGCACGCCGGCCAGCTGCCGGCCGGCACGCGCGTGCTGCTCGTCGACGACGTGCTCGCCACCGGCGGCACCCTGGGCGCCTCGCAGCGGCTCATCGAGCGGGCCGGATGGGTGCTCGCCGGCACCGCGGTCGTGCTCGAGCTCGAGGGGCTCGGCGGACGCGAGCGGCTCGCCCCGCGCGAGGTCGTGGCGCTGCAGCAGGGTTAG
- a CDS encoding HNH endonuclease signature motif containing protein, with the protein MKERPDPVAVADAALGRVVAIQAQMDALSAARAEALLEFEQAFAVAYPPSAAPLRERAERAELACALRMPERAVETLLGESRMLTRQLPATFAALGEGLFSYRHAQVLIDETAELDPVDREAVERVALGVAGTVTVTQFRRKVRRLRERRNPESMVERVRTAHTRRELVLEPARDGMAYLGIYTNAVDAAAIYEKATTAAGHALEDGDPRTLTQLRVDVLIDALLERDSTLGLGRTMLETMNADPDELLAIQETTMGPFAGITPTVIVTVPISTLLGGSEPGNLEGVGPIDAATARKLSSHAPVLYRMLTDPDTGTGLSMGRTSYRIPEPLRRWLRVRDGSCRFPMCLICTRRCDIDHTRDWHAQNGPTDHDNLAHLSRGHHTLKHHGGWKVVQDTRGVLQWTSYLGREYTTLPDAS; encoded by the coding sequence ATGAAGGAACGACCCGATCCGGTTGCTGTGGCGGATGCCGCGCTGGGTCGTGTCGTGGCGATTCAGGCGCAGATGGATGCTCTGTCGGCGGCGCGTGCGGAGGCTCTGTTGGAGTTCGAGCAGGCGTTCGCGGTGGCGTATCCGCCGTCGGCTGCCCCGTTGCGGGAACGTGCTGAGCGGGCGGAGTTGGCGTGTGCGTTGCGGATGCCGGAACGTGCCGTCGAGACGCTGTTGGGTGAGTCGCGGATGCTGACCCGGCAACTGCCCGCAACGTTCGCCGCGTTGGGGGAAGGGTTGTTCTCGTATCGGCACGCGCAGGTGCTGATCGACGAGACCGCGGAACTGGACCCGGTGGACCGGGAAGCGGTGGAGCGGGTGGCGCTCGGGGTCGCCGGGACGGTGACGGTGACACAGTTCCGCAGGAAGGTGCGCCGCCTGCGGGAGCGACGGAACCCAGAATCGATGGTCGAACGGGTGCGCACCGCCCACACCCGACGAGAACTCGTGCTCGAACCCGCCCGAGACGGGATGGCATACCTGGGCATCTACACGAACGCGGTCGACGCGGCGGCGATCTACGAGAAGGCCACCACCGCCGCCGGACACGCCTTGGAGGATGGGGATCCGCGGACGTTGACCCAACTGCGGGTCGACGTGCTCATCGACGCCCTCCTCGAACGCGACTCCACCCTCGGGTTGGGTCGGACCATGTTGGAGACCATGAACGCGGACCCGGACGAGTTGTTGGCGATCCAGGAGACCACGATGGGACCGTTCGCCGGCATCACCCCGACCGTGATCGTCACCGTCCCGATCTCGACTCTCCTCGGCGGCAGCGAACCGGGCAACCTGGAAGGGGTGGGGCCGATCGACGCCGCGACCGCCCGGAAACTCTCCTCGCACGCACCGGTGTTGTATCGGATGCTCACCGACCCGGACACCGGGACCGGGCTGTCGATGGGACGCACCAGCTACCGCATCCCCGAACCATTACGACGATGGCTCCGGGTCCGGGACGGATCATGCCGGTTCCCGATGTGCCTCATCTGCACCCGACGATGCGACATCGACCACACCCGCGACTGGCACGCCCAGAACGGACCCACCGATCACGACAACCTCGCCCACCTCTCCCGCGGACACCACACCCTGAAACACCACGGCGGGTGGAAAGTCGTCCAGGACACCCGCGGGGTACTGCAATGGACCTCCTACCTCGGCAGGGAGTACACAACCCTGCCCGACGCGAGCTGA
- a CDS encoding GNAT family N-acetyltransferase — protein sequence MPGDVMDARFRFSTDPADIDRERVHRWLSEDAYWARGRSRELQDAALDGSRNFAVVDSASGEQVAFARVVTDGVTFAWLCDVYVAPEVRGRRVGVGLIAGVAAELERLGVRRWVLRTADAHGLYARFGFEPLAEPDTWMVREAR from the coding sequence ATGCCCGGTGACGTCATGGATGCGCGGTTCCGGTTCTCGACGGACCCGGCCGACATCGATCGCGAGCGGGTGCACCGCTGGCTCAGCGAGGACGCCTACTGGGCGCGCGGTCGCAGTCGCGAGCTGCAGGACGCCGCCCTCGACGGCTCGCGCAACTTCGCGGTCGTCGACTCCGCGTCGGGGGAGCAGGTGGCGTTCGCGCGGGTCGTGACCGACGGGGTGACGTTCGCGTGGCTGTGCGACGTCTACGTGGCCCCCGAGGTGCGGGGCAGGCGTGTGGGTGTCGGGCTCATCGCGGGCGTCGCCGCCGAACTCGAGCGGCTCGGGGTGCGCCGCTGGGTGCTGCGCACCGCCGACGCCCACGGCCTCTACGCCCGCTTCGGCTTCGAGCCCCTCGCCGAGCCCGACACGTGGATGGTGCGCGAGGCCCGCTGA